One region of Faecalibacter bovis genomic DNA includes:
- a CDS encoding TrkH family potassium uptake protein, with protein sequence MKSINYKVILNLSGVLLLLNALFMFVSMFVSIYFGDALTYSFLFSGSIIGILGGLMVYSTKDSRKHVSKREGYLVVFIGWLFLILTGCIPYFLAYFYLPDDDLVHNQFHIINILYETVSGYTATGSSIFNDPQNLPKSILFWRTTTNWIGGMGIIVLTIAILPFLGIGGRQLFLAEAPGIYTDKIHPRITDTAKNLWILYVALTLIFSIFLYFSGMNLFDATNHAMSAISTGGFSTKNQGIAFWSDNIPVQYLLMILMFIGGTNFSLIYLMTKGQFKRIWKNEEFRWYIALISLTTLVVFSGLFFVVFPSIGSDIYSLASIEHSFRTSLFHVISIVSTTAFYIEDYTNWLSIITLIFFALFFIGGSAGSTSGGVTVIRQVILLKNCFVEFKRILHPNAIVPVRYNNKSLPEAVVFHVMAFFVMFMFTWIISSILFGLLNFGITMNMEDVLTSLTITASTLGNVGPGIGDFGPGQTMNNLTDSAKLLCSGLMVLGRLELFTILILFTPAFWKNN encoded by the coding sequence ATGAAATCCATAAATTATAAAGTAATCCTTAATCTTTCTGGAGTTTTATTACTTTTAAATGCATTATTTATGTTTGTAAGCATGTTTGTAAGCATTTATTTTGGTGACGCTTTAACATATTCATTTTTATTTTCAGGTTCGATAATCGGAATTTTAGGAGGATTAATGGTTTATTCAACAAAAGATAGTCGGAAACACGTTTCAAAACGAGAAGGTTACCTCGTTGTGTTTATAGGCTGGTTATTTTTAATCTTAACTGGCTGTATACCCTATTTTTTAGCATATTTCTATTTACCTGATGATGATTTAGTTCATAATCAGTTTCATATTATCAATATCCTTTACGAAACTGTATCTGGATATACAGCAACTGGATCTTCCATTTTTAATGATCCTCAAAATCTACCAAAGAGTATTTTGTTTTGGAGAACCACAACCAATTGGATTGGAGGAATGGGAATTATTGTTTTAACAATTGCCATATTACCATTTTTAGGTATTGGAGGTCGACAATTATTTTTAGCTGAAGCTCCAGGAATTTATACAGATAAAATACACCCAAGAATTACTGATACTGCTAAGAATCTTTGGATTTTATACGTTGCTTTAACGCTAATATTTTCTATTTTCCTGTATTTCTCTGGTATGAATTTGTTTGATGCAACCAATCATGCAATGAGTGCTATTTCAACGGGTGGATTTTCAACCAAAAATCAAGGAATTGCTTTTTGGAGCGACAATATTCCTGTACAATATTTATTAATGATATTGATGTTTATTGGCGGAACTAATTTCTCTTTGATTTATCTGATGACCAAAGGACAATTTAAAAGAATCTGGAAAAATGAAGAATTTAGATGGTATATTGCATTGATTAGCCTTACGACATTAGTCGTTTTCTCAGGATTATTTTTTGTGGTTTTTCCTAGTATTGGAAGTGATATTTATAGTCTGGCTAGCATCGAACATTCTTTCAGAACTTCTTTATTTCATGTAATTTCTATTGTTTCTACAACTGCATTTTATATTGAAGATTACACCAATTGGTTAAGCATAATTACACTAATATTTTTTGCATTATTTTTTATTGGTGGATCTGCGGGGTCTACTTCTGGAGGTGTAACTGTAATAAGACAAGTAATTTTATTAAAAAACTGTTTTGTAGAATTTAAACGAATTTTACACCCAAACGCGATTGTACCTGTACGTTACAATAACAAATCTTTACCTGAAGCTGTTGTTTTCCATGTAATGGCATTTTTTGTTATGTTCATGTTTACATGGATCATTAGTTCAATATTATTTGGATTATTAAACTTTGGAATAACGATGAATATGGAAGATGTTTTAACTTCATTAACCATTACTGCTTCTACTCTAGGTAATGTAGGGCCTGGTATTGGCGATTTTGGACCAGGACAAACTATGAATAATCTAACTGATTCTGCGAAATTATTATGCTCAGGTTTAATGGTTCTAGGTCGATTAGAATTATTTACTATTTTGATTCTATTTACTCCAGCATTTTGGAAAAATAATTAA
- the msrA gene encoding peptide-methionine (S)-S-oxide reductase MsrA produces the protein MAIETAIFGAGCFWCVEGVYNLLKGVELATSGYSGGDIVNPTYKEVCTGETNHAEVVKIDFDSSIISYEELLEAFWAVHDPTSLNKQGEDVGTQYRSVIYYLNEEQKLKAEESKVKLDASGYYDKPIVTTIEPFDVFYAAEDYHQGYYNENPTQPYCSAVVGPKIQKFRAKFSDKLK, from the coding sequence ATGGCGATTGAAACAGCAATTTTTGGAGCTGGATGTTTTTGGTGTGTTGAAGGAGTTTATAATTTATTAAAAGGAGTAGAGCTTGCTACTTCTGGATATTCGGGAGGTGATATAGTTAATCCAACATACAAAGAAGTTTGTACAGGAGAAACAAACCATGCCGAAGTTGTTAAAATTGATTTTGATTCTTCTATAATTTCTTACGAAGAATTATTAGAAGCATTTTGGGCAGTTCATGATCCAACTAGTTTAAATAAACAGGGTGAAGATGTAGGAACTCAATACAGATCTGTGATTTATTATTTAAATGAAGAACAGAAATTGAAAGCTGAAGAATCTAAGGTAAAATTGGATGCGTCGGGTTATTATGATAAACCAATTGTAACAACGATAGAACCTTTTGATGTTTTTTATGCGGCAGAAGATTATCATCAAGGGTATTATAATGAGAATCCAACCCAACCATATTGTTCAGCAGTTGTTGGACCAAAAATTCAAAAATTCAGAGCAAAGTTCAGTGATAAGTTAAAATAA
- the trkA gene encoding Trk system potassium transporter TrkA: MKIIIGGAGEVGFHLAKLLSNELNDIIIVDMDKDKLAFIENNLDVMAFRGDITSFKALREIKADEADMFITVTHLQNTNLTSAMIAKKMGAKKTIARISNPEFLHPDNQLWVKSLGIDIIISPEQLAASEIYSLIQQSAFNTMHSFANGQLFLAGTILDKDAKILNKKFKDMYLTSKGGVENLFMPIAIIRSNERGEYYTIIPENDTEFQIGDQIYFIVKKSGIIEIYKILGKKQEYFKNIIILGGGSIGIKTSKILSENKHNVKLIEINRHKAFDLADEMSSTLIINGDGRDGELLVEEGISDSDAFIAVTGSSETNIMSCLLAKSKGVKKTIALVENIDYIHLAQEVGINAFINKKLLTADSIFRYIRPGEVMDVTGISDLDAEVLEFKIQENSTAAYKKISDFPYQQDAIIAGIVRRNEGWIPTQDFILEPLDRVVVFSQANIISKVTKYFK; encoded by the coding sequence ATGAAAATTATTATTGGTGGCGCTGGAGAAGTTGGTTTCCATCTGGCTAAATTATTATCCAATGAGTTAAACGATATTATTATCGTTGATATGGATAAAGATAAACTTGCTTTTATCGAGAACAACTTAGATGTAATGGCGTTTCGAGGCGATATTACTTCTTTTAAAGCTTTACGCGAAATAAAAGCAGACGAAGCTGATATGTTTATCACGGTAACTCATCTTCAGAACACAAACTTGACTAGCGCCATGATTGCGAAGAAAATGGGTGCAAAAAAAACTATTGCGCGTATTTCTAACCCCGAATTTTTACATCCAGATAATCAACTTTGGGTTAAAAGTTTAGGAATTGATATTATTATTTCGCCAGAACAATTAGCTGCTAGTGAAATATATTCTTTAATTCAGCAATCAGCATTTAATACCATGCATTCATTCGCAAATGGGCAATTATTCTTAGCTGGAACAATTTTAGACAAAGACGCTAAAATTCTGAATAAAAAGTTTAAAGATATGTATTTAACATCCAAAGGAGGTGTTGAAAATCTTTTTATGCCTATCGCTATTATTCGTAGCAACGAGCGTGGTGAATATTATACGATCATACCTGAAAACGATACCGAATTCCAAATCGGAGATCAAATATACTTTATTGTAAAAAAATCTGGAATTATCGAGATTTATAAGATTTTAGGTAAAAAACAAGAATATTTCAAAAACATTATCATTCTTGGAGGTGGCAGTATCGGAATTAAAACTTCTAAAATTCTTTCTGAAAATAAGCATAATGTAAAACTAATCGAGATCAATCGTCATAAAGCTTTTGATTTAGCTGATGAAATGAGTAGTACGCTTATCATCAACGGTGATGGTCGTGATGGTGAACTTTTAGTTGAAGAAGGAATTTCTGATTCTGATGCTTTTATTGCGGTAACAGGTAGTTCAGAAACTAATATAATGTCTTGTCTTTTAGCAAAATCAAAAGGTGTTAAAAAGACAATTGCATTGGTTGAAAATATCGATTACATTCATTTGGCTCAAGAAGTTGGGATTAATGCATTTATTAATAAAAAATTATTAACCGCAGATAGTATCTTCAGATATATTCGTCCAGGTGAAGTAATGGATGTAACAGGAATTTCTGATTTAGATGCAGAAGTTTTAGAGTTTAAAATTCAGGAAAACTCAACTGCAGCTTACAAAAAAATTAGCGATTTTCCTTATCAACAAGATGCAATCATCGCCGGAATTGTGCGTCGAAACGAAGGTTGGATTCCTACTCAAGATTTTATTTTAGAACCTTTAGATCGTGTTGTTGTATTTAGTCAAGCCAATATCATTTCTAAAGTGACAAAATATTTTAAGTAA